In the Ramlibacter tataouinensis TTB310 genome, one interval contains:
- a CDS encoding GspH/FimT family pseudopilin — MLKCLHRGVTLIELLTVVAILAIGATLAAPGASQMLTNRKVQGAAQSILDGLNHARAEAVRRNAAVRFTMRADGTGWEVTRVTPGETLQSYASTDWLGLTLSYTDAVRSVTFLPTGLLNPGTQLSQVTISGAAADSRTRRVNVFGGGLIRMCDPAVTTAADPRRC; from the coding sequence GTGCTGAAGTGCCTGCACCGTGGCGTGACGCTGATCGAGCTGCTGACCGTGGTGGCCATCCTGGCCATAGGCGCCACCCTGGCCGCGCCCGGTGCCAGCCAGATGCTCACCAATCGCAAGGTGCAAGGCGCGGCCCAGAGCATCCTGGACGGGCTCAACCACGCACGCGCCGAGGCAGTGCGGCGCAACGCGGCCGTGCGCTTCACGATGCGGGCGGACGGCACAGGCTGGGAGGTGACCCGGGTCACGCCCGGCGAGACGCTGCAGTCCTATGCCAGCACGGACTGGCTGGGACTGACGCTGTCCTACACGGACGCGGTCCGGTCCGTGACCTTCCTGCCCACCGGCCTGCTCAACCCGGGCACCCAGCTGTCGCAGGTCACGATCTCCGGCGCGGCGGCCGATTCGCGCACGCGGCGCGTGAACGTGTTCGGCGGCGGCCTGATCCGCATGTGCGATCCCGCCGTCACGACCGCGGCGGACCCGAGGAGGTGCTGA
- a CDS encoding type IV pilin protein codes for MRGQRGFTLIELMIVVAVVSLLAMVAYPSYVDHVRRGKIAAALGEMSAVRVRMEQFYQDNRHYGSTASSCAPGMPSAPGFAFSCAWGAGGTSQSFLVTATGQADMAGYVYTVNETDQQRTVEFAGATVNAACWLKKKGASC; via the coding sequence TTGAGAGGGCAGCGTGGCTTCACGCTGATCGAGCTGATGATCGTGGTGGCGGTCGTCAGCCTGCTCGCCATGGTGGCGTACCCGTCCTATGTGGACCACGTGCGCCGCGGCAAGATCGCCGCAGCCCTGGGCGAGATGAGCGCCGTGCGCGTGCGGATGGAACAGTTCTACCAGGACAACCGCCATTACGGCTCCACGGCCAGCAGCTGCGCCCCGGGCATGCCGTCGGCCCCGGGCTTCGCCTTCAGCTGCGCCTGGGGCGCCGGCGGCACCTCGCAGTCCTTTCTCGTGACCGCCACCGGACAGGCCGACATGGCCGGCTACGTGTACACGGTCAACGAGACCGACCAGCAGCGCACCGTGGAGTTCGCCGGCGCCACCGTCAACGCGGCCTGCTGGCTCAAGAAGAAGGGTGCATCGTGCTGA
- a CDS encoding ABC transporter ATP-binding protein: MLRFENVSQHYGSFRALNGVNLEARDGELVVLLGANGAGKSSIFLTASGLNRASGGSIRFRNQELVGMKPSQIVELGVVLCPEGRKLFPQMSVLQNLMLGAYVHRGDKAGNQRKLDEVYSLFPILAERSGQAAGSLSGGQQQMVAIARALMGRPQTLLLDEPSLGLAPLVVKQVFEVIQRINRAGTTVLLAEQNAYAALKIAHRAYVIESGRIVMEGAPDALMNNTAVRKAYIGA, translated from the coding sequence ATGCTGAGGTTTGAGAACGTCAGCCAGCACTACGGGAGCTTCCGCGCCCTGAACGGCGTCAACCTGGAGGCGCGCGACGGCGAGCTGGTGGTGCTGCTGGGTGCCAACGGCGCGGGCAAGAGCAGCATCTTCCTCACCGCCAGCGGCCTGAACCGCGCCAGCGGCGGCAGCATCCGCTTTCGCAACCAGGAGCTGGTGGGCATGAAGCCCTCGCAGATCGTGGAGCTGGGCGTGGTGCTGTGCCCCGAGGGCCGCAAGCTGTTCCCGCAGATGTCGGTGCTGCAGAACCTAATGCTGGGCGCCTACGTGCACCGCGGCGACAAGGCCGGCAACCAGCGCAAGCTGGACGAGGTGTACAGCCTGTTCCCCATCCTGGCCGAGCGGAGCGGCCAGGCGGCGGGGTCGCTCTCCGGCGGCCAGCAGCAGATGGTGGCGATCGCCCGCGCGCTGATGGGCCGGCCGCAGACGCTGCTGCTGGACGAGCCCTCGCTGGGGCTGGCGCCGCTGGTGGTCAAGCAGGTGTTCGAGGTGATCCAGCGCATCAACCGCGCGGGCACCACGGTGCTGCTGGCCGAACAGAACGCCTACGCGGCGCTGAAGATCGCCCACCGCGCCTACGTCATCGAGAGCGGCCGCATCGTCATGGAAGGCGCGCCCGACGCCCTGATGAACAACACGGCGGTCCGCAAGGCTTACATCGGGGCCTGA
- a CDS encoding branched-chain amino acid ABC transporter permease, with amino-acid sequence MDLFLQQVLNGLTLGGIYSLVALGLTLVYGILHVPNFAHGAFYMAGAFVSFHLMKAYGFNYWLAMLGSAACVAVIATLAERLVFHPLRKASGLHPMIAAIGILLFLEAGAQAIWGADFHRMQTPYTGILDLGGVTAPVQRLLIIAAAFGLMVVLQLFLRRTVTGSTIIAMAQNRDGASLVGIDANKVAMLTFAISGALAAVAATLYAPINLVYPAMGHLVITKAFVIIILGGMGSVPGAIVGGLIIGFAESFGAFYISTDYKDIIAFALLVLILSLRPQGLFTKGAH; translated from the coding sequence ATGGACCTCTTCCTCCAACAAGTCCTCAACGGCCTCACGCTGGGCGGCATCTACAGCCTGGTGGCGCTGGGCCTGACCCTGGTGTACGGCATCCTGCACGTGCCCAATTTCGCGCACGGCGCCTTCTACATGGCCGGGGCCTTCGTGTCCTTCCACCTCATGAAGGCCTATGGCTTCAACTACTGGCTGGCGATGCTGGGCTCGGCGGCCTGTGTCGCGGTCATCGCCACCCTGGCCGAGCGGCTGGTGTTCCACCCACTGCGCAAGGCTTCGGGCCTGCACCCCATGATCGCCGCCATCGGCATCCTGCTGTTCCTGGAAGCGGGCGCACAGGCCATCTGGGGTGCCGACTTCCACCGCATGCAGACGCCCTACACCGGCATCCTGGACCTGGGCGGCGTCACCGCGCCGGTGCAGCGACTGCTCATCATCGCCGCCGCCTTCGGCCTCATGGTCGTGCTGCAGCTGTTCCTGCGCCGCACGGTGACCGGCTCGACCATCATCGCGATGGCGCAGAACCGCGACGGCGCCTCGCTGGTGGGCATCGACGCCAACAAGGTCGCGATGCTGACGTTCGCCATCTCGGGCGCGCTGGCCGCCGTGGCGGCGACGCTGTACGCGCCGATCAACCTGGTCTACCCAGCCATGGGCCACCTGGTCATCACCAAGGCCTTCGTCATCATCATCCTGGGCGGCATGGGCAGCGTGCCGGGCGCCATCGTCGGCGGGCTGATCATCGGCTTCGCCGAGAGCTTCGGCGCCTTCTACATCTCCACCGACTACAAGGACATCATCGCCTTCGCGCTGCTGGTGCTGATCCTGTCGCTGCGGCCGCAGGGCTTGTTCACCAAGGGGGCGCACTGA
- a CDS encoding multidrug effflux MFS transporter — MNPDAHTLWRAPRWALAVLLAVLGMLGPFSIDTYIPAFAGIARALGASPVQMQQTLSAYLFGFAFMNLFHGALSDSFGRRPVVLWGIAVFTLASAGCALSQTIGQLVFFRGLQGLSTGAGIVVSRAVIRDMFPPDQAQKVMSQVTIYFGVAPALAPIVGGWLFVHADWHAIFWFLTAIGVVLWTANWRLLPETLHRDQRQPFNVRNLMRGYWQLGASPRFLLLALASGIPFNGMFLYVLSAPEFLGTHLGLAPTQFFWFFVLTIAGIMGGAFTSGRLAGRIAPKRQIRHGFVIMLTVSILNVAANFLFPAQASWAVFPIAVFGFGWALMVPVVTLLVLDLHPERRGLASSLQAVVGSTANGIVAGAIAPLVMHSTRSLAVASLLMMSVGLAAWVFLHRRWPEIGRVATAA, encoded by the coding sequence ATGAATCCCGACGCCCACACCCTCTGGCGCGCGCCGCGCTGGGCCCTGGCCGTGCTGCTCGCCGTGCTGGGCATGCTCGGCCCGTTCTCGATCGACACCTACATCCCGGCCTTCGCCGGCATCGCCCGCGCGCTCGGCGCGTCGCCGGTGCAGATGCAGCAGACGCTGTCGGCCTACCTGTTCGGCTTTGCCTTCATGAACCTGTTCCATGGCGCGCTGTCGGACAGCTTCGGCCGCCGACCGGTGGTGCTGTGGGGTATCGCGGTGTTCACCCTCGCCTCGGCCGGCTGCGCCCTGTCGCAGACCATCGGGCAGCTGGTGTTCTTCCGCGGCCTGCAGGGCCTGTCCACCGGCGCGGGCATCGTGGTCTCGCGCGCGGTGATCCGCGACATGTTCCCGCCCGACCAGGCGCAAAAGGTGATGAGCCAAGTCACCATCTACTTCGGGGTGGCGCCGGCGCTGGCGCCCATCGTCGGCGGCTGGCTGTTCGTGCATGCCGACTGGCATGCGATCTTCTGGTTCCTCACGGCCATCGGCGTGGTGCTGTGGACGGCCAACTGGCGGCTGCTGCCCGAGACGCTGCACCGCGACCAGCGCCAGCCCTTCAACGTGCGCAACCTGATGCGCGGCTACTGGCAGCTGGGCGCCAGCCCGCGCTTCCTGCTGCTGGCGCTGGCCAGCGGCATCCCGTTCAACGGCATGTTCCTGTACGTGCTGTCGGCACCCGAGTTCCTGGGCACCCACCTGGGCCTGGCGCCCACGCAGTTCTTCTGGTTCTTCGTGCTCACCATCGCCGGCATCATGGGCGGCGCCTTCACCAGCGGCCGCCTGGCCGGGCGCATCGCGCCCAAGCGGCAGATCCGGCACGGCTTCGTGATCATGCTGACGGTCTCGATCCTCAACGTGGCCGCCAACTTCCTGTTTCCCGCGCAGGCCAGCTGGGCCGTGTTCCCGATCGCCGTCTTCGGCTTCGGCTGGGCGCTGATGGTGCCGGTGGTGACCCTGCTGGTGCTGGACCTGCATCCCGAGCGGCGCGGCCTGGCGTCCTCGCTGCAGGCCGTGGTGGGCTCGACCGCCAACGGCATCGTCGCCGGCGCCATCGCGCCGCTGGTCATGCATTCCACGCGCAGCCTGGCCGTGGCCTCGTTGCTGATGATGAGCGTGGGGCTGGCCGCCTGGGTCTTCCTGCACCGGCGCTGGCCGGAGATCGGCCGCGTCGCCACGGCCGCCTGA
- a CDS encoding PilW family protein: MNARSLHRRPLPARSRGVTLVELMVASALGLLVALAVTTAVVSSGRQFSIISANATAQNSAQIGLSLLDLAGRGAGAGFYANRQPLCPTWNAYNGSALVSNGGRFMPARITDGGSAGASDTVVFTGGSGARALTAAPVMMNTTGSNIQVANAGAFADNDYALLGAPGSGQPCTLFQVTGAPTATSACGGNANECQVLVRNPNQGLNPGPTAFTNNPTFGFSSGGGAHGPATVSRVGSVANGFRQDAFTVQCASLVRYNAFVTAALPPCTAAPLAFGAGVDAIATDVVLMHAQYGVSNSPASDVVEQWVNASGPTWGGTPAEADISRIKAVRIVLVARGREPDGAMVSVACTNTAGVANTGPCSFEDAAAPVIDLSSVPVPAGRGWQNYRYRVHAAVIPLRTVIWSD; encoded by the coding sequence ATGAACGCACGAAGTCTCCACCGCCGGCCGCTGCCGGCCCGCAGCCGCGGCGTCACGCTGGTCGAGCTGATGGTCGCCAGCGCCCTGGGGCTGCTGGTGGCGCTGGCCGTGACCACCGCGGTGGTCAGCTCCGGCCGGCAGTTCTCCATCATCAGCGCCAACGCCACGGCGCAGAACAGCGCGCAGATCGGACTGTCGCTGCTGGACCTGGCGGGCCGCGGCGCCGGGGCCGGGTTCTACGCGAACCGGCAGCCGCTGTGCCCGACCTGGAACGCCTACAACGGCTCGGCTCTGGTGTCCAACGGCGGCCGCTTCATGCCGGCGCGCATCACCGACGGGGGCAGCGCCGGCGCGTCGGACACTGTCGTCTTCACCGGTGGCTCGGGGGCACGCGCGCTGACCGCCGCGCCCGTGATGATGAACACGACGGGCAGCAACATCCAGGTGGCCAACGCCGGGGCTTTCGCCGACAACGATTACGCGTTGCTGGGCGCTCCGGGCTCGGGCCAGCCTTGCACGCTGTTCCAGGTCACGGGAGCACCTACCGCCACGTCGGCCTGCGGTGGCAATGCCAACGAGTGCCAGGTGCTGGTGCGCAACCCGAACCAGGGGCTCAATCCCGGTCCTACCGCGTTCACCAACAACCCAACGTTCGGGTTCAGCAGCGGCGGCGGCGCCCATGGCCCGGCGACGGTCAGCCGCGTCGGTTCGGTGGCGAACGGCTTCCGCCAGGATGCGTTCACCGTGCAGTGCGCCTCGCTGGTGCGCTACAACGCCTTCGTCACGGCTGCGCTGCCGCCGTGTACCGCCGCCCCGCTCGCCTTCGGCGCCGGCGTGGACGCCATCGCCACCGACGTGGTGCTGATGCACGCGCAGTACGGCGTGAGCAACTCACCGGCCAGCGACGTGGTCGAGCAGTGGGTGAATGCCAGTGGCCCAACCTGGGGCGGCACGCCGGCCGAGGCCGACATCTCGCGCATCAAGGCCGTGCGGATCGTGCTGGTGGCCCGCGGGCGGGAGCCGGACGGCGCCATGGTGAGCGTCGCCTGCACCAACACCGCCGGGGTGGCCAACACCGGCCCGTGTTCCTTCGAGGATGCGGCCGCGCCGGTGATCGACCTGAGCAGCGTCCCCGTCCCCGCCGGCCGCGGCTGGCAGAACTACCGCTACCGGGTGCATGCGGCCGTCATCCCGCTGCGCACCGTGATCTGGAGCGATTGA
- a CDS encoding ABC transporter substrate-binding protein: protein MAFPSTLQRLAAVSAVALASSGAALAQEVVKIGYSGPLSGGAALYGKNVLDGMQMAAGEINAQGLEVGGKKYKLEIVALDDKYNPSETAINAQRLVQEHKTPAILVPHSGGSFAVQTNNEAQKYLLLSYTSVPQVTARGNKMTLRIPPEFTSYIEPFVKHAMGKYGKNVAIANADHDYAKAWTAAFKPAWEKAGGKVVAENPMSYNRATDFYSGVSRVLAAKPDVLFIGGASEPTGLVVKQARELGFKGGFIIIDQAKMDEMAQVTGGYAPLEGSIGVLPVVDDPAPATKAFVERFRKAYPGRNPSSEVSLNYTAVHATALAMKLAGTTTDAAAIRASLDKAMKQLPPAANPHGLEGVDERGGSLANTRVAVVEGGKVQERALRDFR, encoded by the coding sequence ATGGCTTTCCCCTCCACCCTCCAACGCCTGGCCGCCGTGTCGGCCGTGGCGCTGGCTTCCAGCGGCGCGGCGCTGGCCCAGGAAGTGGTCAAGATCGGCTACTCCGGCCCGCTGTCGGGCGGCGCGGCGCTGTACGGCAAGAACGTGCTGGACGGCATGCAGATGGCCGCGGGCGAGATCAACGCCCAGGGCCTGGAAGTGGGCGGCAAGAAGTACAAGCTGGAGATCGTCGCGCTGGACGACAAGTACAACCCCAGCGAGACGGCCATCAACGCCCAGCGCCTGGTGCAGGAGCACAAGACGCCGGCCATCCTGGTGCCGCACTCGGGCGGCAGCTTCGCCGTGCAGACCAACAACGAGGCGCAGAAGTACCTGCTGCTGTCGTACACCAGCGTGCCGCAGGTGACGGCGCGCGGCAACAAGATGACGCTGCGCATCCCGCCGGAGTTCACCTCCTACATCGAGCCCTTCGTCAAGCACGCGATGGGCAAGTACGGCAAGAACGTGGCCATCGCCAATGCCGACCACGATTACGCCAAGGCCTGGACCGCCGCCTTCAAGCCGGCTTGGGAAAAGGCCGGGGGCAAGGTGGTGGCCGAGAACCCGATGTCCTACAACCGCGCCACCGACTTCTACAGCGGCGTCAGCCGGGTGCTGGCCGCCAAGCCTGACGTGCTGTTCATCGGCGGCGCCTCCGAGCCCACCGGCCTGGTGGTCAAGCAGGCGCGGGAGCTGGGCTTCAAGGGCGGCTTCATCATCATCGACCAGGCCAAGATGGACGAGATGGCCCAGGTGACGGGCGGCTATGCCCCGCTGGAAGGCTCGATCGGCGTGCTGCCGGTGGTGGACGACCCGGCCCCCGCGACCAAGGCCTTCGTCGAGCGCTTCCGCAAGGCCTACCCGGGCCGCAACCCCAGCTCCGAGGTGTCGCTGAACTACACCGCCGTGCACGCCACGGCCCTGGCGATGAAGCTGGCCGGCACCACCACCGATGCCGCGGCCATCCGCGCCAGCCTGGACAAGGCGATGAAGCAGCTGCCGCCGGCCGCCAACCCGCACGGCCTGGAGGGCGTGGACGAGCGCGGCGGCTCGCTGGCCAACACGCGCGTGGCGGTGGTCGAGGGCGGCAAGGTGCAAGAGCGGGCGCTGCGCGACTTCCGGTAA
- a CDS encoding ABC transporter ATP-binding protein, which yields MLEIRHLTKRFGGLAAVNDVSATVERGRINAIIGPNGAGKTTFFNLISGVHRPTSGSISFEGQDVTHLRSDQVARLGISRTFQTTTLFDMATVLDNLIVGHRLRTRSGLVDVLFNSRRLREEERTCREKAREALDFVGLSHIAHRLAGDISQEERKRVAFALALSTDPRLVLLDEPAGGVNPDETQGLADLIRKMVASGLTVCLIEHKMDMIMSLADKIMVLNYGEKIAEGSPAEIRANPAVIDAYLGSEHAEV from the coding sequence ATGCTTGAGATCCGCCACCTGACCAAGCGCTTCGGCGGGCTGGCCGCCGTCAACGACGTCAGCGCCACGGTCGAGCGCGGCAGGATCAACGCCATCATCGGCCCCAACGGCGCCGGCAAGACCACCTTCTTCAACCTGATCAGCGGGGTACACCGCCCCACCTCCGGCAGCATCAGCTTCGAGGGGCAGGACGTGACCCACCTGCGGTCGGACCAGGTGGCGCGGCTGGGCATCTCCCGCACCTTCCAGACCACCACCCTGTTCGACATGGCCACGGTGCTGGACAACCTCATCGTCGGCCACCGGCTGCGCACGCGTTCCGGCCTGGTGGACGTGCTGTTCAACTCGCGCCGGCTGCGCGAGGAGGAACGCACCTGCCGCGAGAAGGCGCGCGAGGCGCTGGACTTCGTCGGGCTGTCCCACATCGCCCACCGGCTGGCCGGCGACATCTCGCAGGAGGAGCGCAAGCGGGTCGCCTTCGCGCTGGCGCTGTCCACCGACCCCCGCCTGGTGCTGCTGGACGAGCCGGCCGGCGGCGTCAACCCGGACGAGACGCAGGGCCTGGCCGACCTGATCCGCAAGATGGTCGCCAGCGGCCTGACCGTGTGCCTGATCGAGCACAAGATGGACATGATCATGAGCCTGGCCGACAAGATCATGGTGCTGAACTACGGCGAGAAGATCGCCGAGGGCAGCCCCGCCGAGATCCGCGCCAACCCGGCGGTGATCGATGCCTACCTGGGGAGCGAGCATGCTGAGGTTTGA
- the pilV gene encoding type IV pilus modification protein PilV has protein sequence MRHAVSSLAPARGVAMVEVLVAVVIFALGVLGLVRLQATAVKMSTDARQRAEATFLADQLLARMLIAAPADAMSFRHMADGTVACSPTGSASTHPVVTDWLSQVTAAFPRATAAEQQVIVSGSPPDEVTVRLCWRNGEGDTPHTLELVNRVQWP, from the coding sequence ATGCGACACGCGGTCTCCTCGCTTGCGCCGGCCCGCGGCGTCGCCATGGTGGAGGTGCTGGTGGCGGTGGTCATCTTCGCCCTGGGCGTGCTGGGGCTGGTGCGGTTGCAGGCCACGGCGGTGAAGATGTCGACGGATGCGCGCCAGCGCGCCGAAGCCACCTTCCTCGCGGACCAGCTGCTGGCGCGGATGCTGATCGCCGCGCCCGCCGACGCGATGAGCTTCCGGCACATGGCCGACGGGACCGTGGCCTGCTCCCCCACCGGATCGGCGTCGACCCACCCGGTTGTCACCGACTGGCTGTCGCAGGTCACGGCTGCCTTCCCCCGCGCGACCGCCGCCGAGCAGCAGGTGATCGTGTCCGGCTCGCCACCGGACGAGGTGACGGTGCGGCTGTGCTGGCGCAACGGCGAGGGCGACACGCCCCACACGCTGGAACTCGTCAACCGGGTGCAATGGCCATGA
- a CDS encoding branched-chain amino acid ABC transporter permease yields the protein MRYLTGKPGWLLLLALGLAFPWFARNDYHLTVMSTAYIFALATVGLNLITGYTGQFNLAHSGFMAVGAYTVGILTVDHQVPFWIAFALSGVTATVLGFFIGLVSLRLKGHYFSIFTLCVGYIMFLVIEKWEGLTHGTVGIIGIPAPSPIGPLAFDSPRSLYYLVFFFLVLGVWVMHRIVTSLLGRTFMAIRNGDELAESLGINLMRNKLLAFMLSVFYAGLAGGLYAGFVRFLGPGLAGVEHTFDMTMYMLVGGLGTLLGPLLGALAVPWLTQYLQFLQEYRFIVFGPILVLLVIFLPHGIVGTWLGWRARREAGVAAPSRNAPIAGPSAAEVGTRPGGSHA from the coding sequence ATGAGGTACCTCACCGGCAAGCCCGGCTGGCTGCTGCTGCTGGCCCTGGGCTTGGCCTTCCCCTGGTTCGCCAGGAACGACTACCACCTCACGGTGATGTCCACGGCCTACATCTTCGCCCTGGCCACCGTCGGGCTGAACCTGATCACCGGCTACACCGGCCAGTTCAACCTGGCGCACAGCGGCTTCATGGCCGTGGGCGCCTACACGGTGGGCATCCTGACGGTGGACCACCAGGTGCCGTTCTGGATCGCCTTCGCACTGTCGGGCGTCACGGCCACGGTGCTGGGCTTCTTCATCGGGCTGGTGTCGCTGCGCCTGAAGGGGCACTACTTCTCGATCTTCACGCTGTGCGTGGGCTACATCATGTTCCTGGTGATCGAGAAGTGGGAGGGCCTGACCCACGGCACGGTGGGCATCATCGGCATCCCCGCGCCCTCGCCCATCGGGCCGCTGGCCTTCGACTCGCCGCGCTCGCTGTACTACCTGGTGTTCTTCTTCCTGGTGCTGGGCGTGTGGGTCATGCACCGCATCGTCACCTCGCTGCTGGGCCGCACGTTCATGGCCATCCGCAACGGCGACGAGCTGGCCGAGTCGCTGGGCATCAACCTGATGCGCAACAAGCTGCTGGCCTTCATGCTGTCGGTGTTCTACGCCGGGCTGGCGGGCGGGCTGTACGCCGGCTTCGTGCGCTTCCTGGGCCCCGGCCTGGCGGGGGTGGAGCACACCTTCGACATGACCATGTACATGCTGGTGGGCGGCCTGGGCACGCTGCTCGGGCCACTGCTGGGCGCGCTGGCCGTGCCCTGGCTGACGCAGTACCTGCAGTTCCTGCAGGAGTACCGTTTCATCGTGTTCGGGCCCATCCTGGTGCTGCTGGTGATCTTCCTGCCGCACGGCATCGTCGGCACCTGGCTGGGCTGGCGGGCACGGCGCGAAGCCGGCGTGGCGGCGCCCAGCCGCAACGCCCCCATCGCAGGCCCGAGCGCGGCCGAGGTCGGCACGCGGCCGGGAGGCAGCCATGCTTGA